The proteins below come from a single Papaver somniferum cultivar HN1 chromosome 11, ASM357369v1, whole genome shotgun sequence genomic window:
- the LOC113322327 gene encoding uncharacterized protein LOC113322327 isoform X2, which translates to MDESISTFCKTLACFCKHLQSSSDTLKESVERRPIPLDSASSTFIQCLNRRVKSASSDLNLLESMAFDTVSFEELLGHCNELYKKNQDDLIELEDRFKSFGYIPEAEIDDEDEVSELKTPPGYNSKLFKSDELDLSAFSCEPRSIIKRLENDDLFQKSLSIQNMGLSDACLATLASGARGDIDMPSLRRPINFDDAELPGAKGRHEPATEVLDKAGGELEDKPKSVGAAAATLIKISKDDYESNVPSYMKSLASWEDMESAVDTMNSCLRENEKPKDGNLFYQDDLATLNLGQK; encoded by the exons ATGGATGAATCAATATCAACCTTCTGTAAAACCCTAGCATGTTTCTGCAAACATCTTCAATCCAGTTCTGATACTCTGAAAGAATCGGTTGAAAGACGACCTATTCCTCTCG ATTCGGCATCATCAACTTTCATACAGTGTCTGAATCGTAGAGTTAAATCTGCTAGTTCAGATCTGAATTTACTCGAATCTATGGCGTTTGACACTGTATCATTTGAGGAGTTGTTAGGGCACTGCAATGAACTCTATAAGAAGAATCAAGACGATTTGATCGAGCTTGAAGATCGGTTTAAAAGCTTTGGTTACATTCCTGAAG CTGAAATTGACGATGAAGATGAAGTAAGCGAATTGAAGACACCACCTGGATACAATTCCAAGTTGTTTAAGTCCGACGAATTGGATTTATCAGCTTTCTCTTGTGAACCAAGGTCTATCATCAAAAGACTTGAAAATGACGATTT ATTTCAGAAATCCTTAAGCATACAAAATATGGGACTTTCGGATGCTTGTCTCGCCACCTTAGCCTCTGGAG CCAGAGGTGACATTGATATGCCCTCTTTGAGGAGGCCAATAAA CTTTGATGATGCTGAGCTGCCTGGTGCAAAAGGGCGTCATGAACCTGCAACGGAGGTGTTGGACAAGGCAGGAG GGGAATTGGAAGATAAACCCAAGTCAGTTGGAGCAGCGGCTGCCACTCTTATAAAAATATCAAAGGATGACTACGAGAGTAATGTTCCTTCTTACATGAAAAGTTTAGCATCATGGGAG GATATGGAATCAGCTGTAGATACGATGAACTCATGCCTAAGGGAAAATGAGAAGCCGAAAGATGGCAACTTATTTTACCAAGATGACCTTGCTACTTTGAATCTG GGCCAAAAGTGA
- the LOC113322327 gene encoding uncharacterized protein LOC113322327 isoform X1 — MDESISTFCKTLACFCKHLQSSSDTLKESVERRPIPLDSASSTFIQCLNRRVKSASSDLNLLESMAFDTVSFEELLGHCNELYKKNQDDLIELEDRFKSFGYIPEAEIDDEDEVSELKTPPGYNSKLFKSDELDLSAFSCEPRSIIKRLENDDLFQKSLSIQNMGLSDACLATLASGARGDIDMPSLRRPINFDDAELPGAKGRHEPATEVLDKAGGELEDKPKSVGAAAATLIKISKDDYESNVPSYMKSLASWEDMESAVDTMNSCLRENEKPKDGNLFYQDDLATLNLVLHSQALYLLASSLLSINNLIKSPLVCP, encoded by the exons ATGGATGAATCAATATCAACCTTCTGTAAAACCCTAGCATGTTTCTGCAAACATCTTCAATCCAGTTCTGATACTCTGAAAGAATCGGTTGAAAGACGACCTATTCCTCTCG ATTCGGCATCATCAACTTTCATACAGTGTCTGAATCGTAGAGTTAAATCTGCTAGTTCAGATCTGAATTTACTCGAATCTATGGCGTTTGACACTGTATCATTTGAGGAGTTGTTAGGGCACTGCAATGAACTCTATAAGAAGAATCAAGACGATTTGATCGAGCTTGAAGATCGGTTTAAAAGCTTTGGTTACATTCCTGAAG CTGAAATTGACGATGAAGATGAAGTAAGCGAATTGAAGACACCACCTGGATACAATTCCAAGTTGTTTAAGTCCGACGAATTGGATTTATCAGCTTTCTCTTGTGAACCAAGGTCTATCATCAAAAGACTTGAAAATGACGATTT ATTTCAGAAATCCTTAAGCATACAAAATATGGGACTTTCGGATGCTTGTCTCGCCACCTTAGCCTCTGGAG CCAGAGGTGACATTGATATGCCCTCTTTGAGGAGGCCAATAAA CTTTGATGATGCTGAGCTGCCTGGTGCAAAAGGGCGTCATGAACCTGCAACGGAGGTGTTGGACAAGGCAGGAG GGGAATTGGAAGATAAACCCAAGTCAGTTGGAGCAGCGGCTGCCACTCTTATAAAAATATCAAAGGATGACTACGAGAGTAATGTTCCTTCTTACATGAAAAGTTTAGCATCATGGGAG GATATGGAATCAGCTGTAGATACGATGAACTCATGCCTAAGGGAAAATGAGAAGCCGAAAGATGGCAACTTATTTTACCAAGATGACCTTGCTACTTTGAATCTGGTTTTGCACAGTCAAGCTCTTTACCTTCTGGCTTCATCTTTGTTGTCAATAAATAACTTAATAAAGTCTCCCTTAGTTTGCCCTTAA
- the LOC113322327 gene encoding uncharacterized protein LOC113322327 isoform X3 gives MDESISTFCKTLACFCKHLQSSSDTLKESVERRPIPLDSASSTFIQCLNRRVKSASSDLNLLESMAFDTVSFEELLGHCNELYKKNQDDLIELEDRFKSFGYIPEAEIDDEDEVSELKTPPGYNSKLFKSDELDLSAFSCEPRSIIKRLENDDLFQKSLSIQNMGLSDACLATLASGARGDIDMPSLRRPINFDDAELPGAKGRHEPATEVLDKAGGELEDKPKSVGAAAATLIKISKDDYESNVPSYMKSLASWEGQK, from the exons ATGGATGAATCAATATCAACCTTCTGTAAAACCCTAGCATGTTTCTGCAAACATCTTCAATCCAGTTCTGATACTCTGAAAGAATCGGTTGAAAGACGACCTATTCCTCTCG ATTCGGCATCATCAACTTTCATACAGTGTCTGAATCGTAGAGTTAAATCTGCTAGTTCAGATCTGAATTTACTCGAATCTATGGCGTTTGACACTGTATCATTTGAGGAGTTGTTAGGGCACTGCAATGAACTCTATAAGAAGAATCAAGACGATTTGATCGAGCTTGAAGATCGGTTTAAAAGCTTTGGTTACATTCCTGAAG CTGAAATTGACGATGAAGATGAAGTAAGCGAATTGAAGACACCACCTGGATACAATTCCAAGTTGTTTAAGTCCGACGAATTGGATTTATCAGCTTTCTCTTGTGAACCAAGGTCTATCATCAAAAGACTTGAAAATGACGATTT ATTTCAGAAATCCTTAAGCATACAAAATATGGGACTTTCGGATGCTTGTCTCGCCACCTTAGCCTCTGGAG CCAGAGGTGACATTGATATGCCCTCTTTGAGGAGGCCAATAAA CTTTGATGATGCTGAGCTGCCTGGTGCAAAAGGGCGTCATGAACCTGCAACGGAGGTGTTGGACAAGGCAGGAG GGGAATTGGAAGATAAACCCAAGTCAGTTGGAGCAGCGGCTGCCACTCTTATAAAAATATCAAAGGATGACTACGAGAGTAATGTTCCTTCTTACATGAAAAGTTTAGCATCATGGGAG GGCCAAAAGTGA